One genomic segment of Ictalurus punctatus breed USDA103 chromosome 12, Coco_2.0, whole genome shotgun sequence includes these proteins:
- the engl gene encoding transforming growth factor beta receptor type 3: MSQTVWALIYLLLFRAGTAGEVTLQCRVSPAGALHPVHAQLERFEAGPGCAAREGGAKETHVIAVARPNHSTDKLVTVVLRPLSYSHPVHRPVILVLSSQHAMHWVLESDGLPENLHILVQVPANSTLEKGSVSARVHAIPSLPWRPRALLRWTLQRHATISSLTHSASANRVYLRLGEDPSMPSVCRLQSLFLSHNYMASKLQGQEVNGCASSDRLSNPEVHVIKLWSAGSGLCGSLQVEVSVSLLPPVADAGWCNVVLVLSSAAPVNWALVTPGLRGHITVHSSHSVTPLYPPKPDLTMSSIIVPDLLAAPDLLAWANQNGYPSVMSYTEAHLANRFVIKLKGGGAVQAMREAKAEETWLRHWLSHEVSDGVGSRKVVSVQCVDGRLTVSVDKSSLQALALSVSAVTLRDPSCQARSNRSHFLLAFPVISCGTEGEMEQHGREVQYKNTILLWRSKPSLSMQGKKEEKPANESTPLVIHFRCTAPLPALTSASTPSTSSRPQGMLRSGSGPGPAPDSGPPWLPVAHAGPLLSMRLFATDRFEQRAVGPCMVTVRGRVYAEISGSMEVSERLEVRSCVFSPLSDPRTQTSWPIIRDFCPVDSSFITHTETRTEHRAGEDGDRDTENDKGEREDSNEEGQEEDEAEREQDTGEDEELLVPKTREDEEGTGTRRLPSDNQREKRIRGSRVRVSREVEVGQQTERTEKTVQLRFSFILRPVFNNSIQFLHCSLELCGDATETHRDCTHTPAPTHTPAARQCEYRNLSRPVLVTYLPDALVGLVPPPAGKLAQKPRVTETVMPRHSSSSGVASSVLISVIAAFLMGIVMMGALWCIYSCTGRPATARRNSLQETPNSWSPMSPLEQTTSSV; this comes from the exons ATGTCGCAGACAGTGTGGGCTCTAATCTATCTCCTTCTGTTCAGGGCAGGAACTGCAG GTGAAGTGACGTTGCAGTGCAGAGTTTCTCCTGCGGGGGCACTGCACCCTGTTCACGCTCAGCTTGAACGCTTTGAGGCTGGGCCAGGCTGTGCTGCCAGAGAGGGTGGGGCTAAAGAGACCCATGTGATCGCTGTAGCAAGACCCAATCACAGCACTGACAAACTG gtgaCAGTGGTTCTGAGGCCACTGTCCTACTCACATCCTGTCCATCGCCCAGTCATTCTTGTACTGAGTTCCCAGCATGCCATGCACTGGGTTCTGGAGAGCGATGGGCTGCCGGAGAATCTCCACATCCTAGTGCAG gtccCGGCGAACTCTACGCTGGAGAAAGGGAGTGTGTCGGCTCGTGTCCATGCCATCCCCTCATTGCCATGGCGACCTCGTGCTTTACTGCGCTGGACCCTTCAGCGTCATGCAACCATATCCTCCCTTACACACTCAGCCAGTGCCAACCGCGTCTACCTCCGCCTCGGAGAGG ATCCCAGCATGCCGAGCGTGTGTCGCCTgcagtctctctttctctctcacaacTACATGGCGTCCAAGCTGCAGGGACAGGAAGTGAACGGATGCGCTTCCTCAGACAGACTCTCCAACCCGGAAGTGCACGTCATCAAGCTGTGGTCTGCAGGCTCCGGACTCTGTGG GTCGTTACAGGTGGaggtgtctgtctctctgctgccCCCGGTGGCTGATGCTGGGTGGTGTAACGTAGTGTTAGTGTTGAGCAGTGCTGCTCCAGTAAACTGGGCTCTTGTGACTCCGGGTCTCCGTGGCCACATCACAGTTCAC TCATCTCACAGTGTCACACCTCTCTATCCTCCCAAACCCGACCTCACCATGAGCAGCATCATCGTCCCTGACCTCCTCGCAGCCCCTGACTTGCTTGCCTGGGCCAATCAGAATGGCTATCCCTCTGTGATGTCATATACAGAAGCTCATCTAGCCAATCGCTTTGTGATCAAGCTGAAAGGGGGCGGGGCAG tgcaggcTATGAGGGAGGCGAAGGCGGAGGAGACGTGGCTGAGACACTGGCTGTCTCATGAGGTCAGCGATGGTGTGGGCAGCAGGAAGGTCGTCAGCGTGCAGTGTGTGGATGGACGCCTCACTGTCTCTGTGGATAAAAGCTCCTTAcag GCTCTGGCTCTGTCCGTTTCGGCGGTGACCCTGAGGGACCCCTCGTGCCAGGCACGTTCCAACAGAAGCCATTTCCTGTTGGCTTTTCCAGTCATTTCCTGTGGGACTGAAGGAGAGATGGAGCAACATGGCAGAGAAGTGCAGTACAAAAACACG ATATTGCTGTGGCGGTCTAAGCCTTCACTGAGCATGCAGGGAAAGAAGGAAGAGAAACCAGCCAATGAGTCGACTCCACTGGTTATACAT TTCAGGTGCACAGCTCCTCTGCCCGCACTCACCAGCGCGTCTACACCCAGCACGTCCTCCAGGCCACAGGGCATGCTGCGGAGTGGGAGTGGCCCCGGCCCTGCCCCCGACTCGGGCCCACCCTGGCTCCCGGTCGCACACGCCGGTCCTCTGCTCTCCATGCGTCTGTTTGCCACAGACAGGTTTGAGCAGAGAGCGGTGGGGCCCTGCATGGTGACGGTTCGTGGACGAGTGTACGCCGAG aTCTCAGGCAGTATGGAGGTCAGTGAAAGGTTGGAGGTGCGCTCGTGTGTGTTCTCTCCTCTATCAGACCCGCGTACTCAGACCAGCTGGCCCATCATCCGAGACTTCTGTCCCGTAGACTCGTCCTTCATCACGCACACGGAGACACGGACAGAGCACAGAGCGGGTGAGGACGGAGACAGAGACACGGAGAATGacaagggagaaagagaggacaGCAATGAAGAAGGACAGGAGGAAGACGAGGCTGAGAGAGAGCAGGACACCGGAGAGGACGAGGAGCTTCTTGTTCCAAAAACGAGGGAGGATGAGGAGGGTACAGGGACGAGGAGACTTCCATCAGACAATCAGAGAGAAAAACGCATACGGGGAAGCAGAGTCAGGGTGTCCAGAGAAGTGGAGGTGGGACAGCAGACAGAGAGGACGGAGAAGACGGTGCAGCTCAGGTTCAGCTTTATTCTGCGGCCCGTGTTTAATAACTCCATCCAGTTCCTGCACTGCAGCCTGGAGCTGTGTGGAGACGCcactgagacacacagagactgcacacacacacctgctcccacacacacacccgcagctcgacag tgtgagtACAGGAACCTGTCCAGGCCGGTGTTGGTCACGTATCTCCCTGATGCACTGGTCGGTCTTGTGCCGCCTCCTGCTG GTAAACTGGCTCAGAAGCCTCGTGTGACAGAGACAGTGATGCCCAGGCACAGCTCATCCAGTGgtg ttGCGAGCTCGGTGTTGATCAGCGTGATTGCTGCGTTCCTGATGGGGATCGTCATGATGGGTGCGCTGTGGTGCATCTACTCCTGCACAG GGAGACCTGCAACTGCACGTAGAAACAGTCTCCAGGAGACCCCGAATTCCTGGAGCCCGATGTCTCCGCTGGAGCAAACCACCAGCTCGGTGTAG